In one window of Leifsonia sp. NPDC080035 DNA:
- a CDS encoding sugar-binding protein: MRKIALATVAVAAAAALALSGCSSRDGSSGSSTASGFAKDASIGVALPTKTSENWVLAGGLFEDGLKEAGFKGDVQYAGGSGVSDQQSQIQSMITNGAKVVIIGAVDGGQLAAQAKAAHDAGATVIAYDRLILNTKDVDYYVAYDNEKVGELQGQALLDGMKAKFPGKKNYNIELFSGSPDDANSKVFFDGAMKVLNPKIKDGTLKVVSGETALKQTATQGWLPANAQTRMDTLLAKSYGSAELDGVLSPNDTLARAIITSVKGAGKPVPIVTGQDSEAESVKSIMAGEQYSTINKDTRNLVKQAIQMVKDLQQGKKPETNDTTSYDNGKKVVPAFLLKPVIVTKENAAEAYANDPTLEPLTK, encoded by the coding sequence ATGCGCAAGATCGCACTCGCGACAGTGGCTGTCGCAGCTGCCGCCGCGCTCGCCCTGTCGGGCTGCTCGAGCCGTGACGGCTCGTCCGGCTCCTCGACGGCGTCCGGCTTCGCCAAGGACGCGTCGATCGGTGTCGCCCTCCCGACCAAGACGTCGGAGAACTGGGTTCTCGCCGGTGGCCTGTTCGAGGACGGCCTGAAGGAGGCCGGTTTCAAGGGCGACGTCCAGTACGCCGGTGGCTCCGGTGTCTCCGACCAGCAGTCGCAGATTCAGTCGATGATCACCAACGGCGCCAAGGTCGTCATCATCGGCGCCGTCGACGGTGGCCAGCTCGCTGCGCAGGCCAAGGCCGCGCACGACGCCGGCGCGACCGTCATCGCGTACGACCGCCTCATCCTCAACACCAAGGACGTCGACTACTACGTCGCGTACGACAACGAGAAGGTCGGCGAGCTGCAGGGCCAGGCCCTGCTCGACGGCATGAAGGCCAAGTTCCCTGGCAAGAAGAACTACAACATCGAGCTGTTCTCCGGCTCGCCGGACGACGCCAACTCGAAGGTCTTCTTCGACGGCGCCATGAAGGTGCTCAACCCGAAGATCAAGGACGGCACGCTGAAGGTCGTCTCCGGTGAGACCGCGCTCAAGCAGACCGCGACCCAGGGCTGGCTGCCGGCCAACGCGCAGACGCGCATGGACACGCTGCTCGCGAAGAGCTACGGCTCGGCCGAGCTCGACGGCGTCCTGTCGCCGAACGACACCCTCGCGCGCGCCATCATCACCTCGGTGAAGGGTGCGGGCAAGCCGGTCCCGATCGTCACCGGTCAGGACTCGGAGGCCGAGTCGGTCAAGTCCATCATGGCGGGCGAGCAGTACTCGACCATCAACAAGGACACCCGCAACCTGGTCAAGCAGGCCATCCAGATGGTCAAGGACCTGCAGCAGGGCAAGAAGCCCGAGACGAACGACACCACGTCGTACGACAACGGCAAGAAGGTCGTCCCGGCCTTCCTGCTGAAGCCGGTCATCGTCACCAAGGAGAACGCGGCCGAGGCGTACGCCAACGACCCGACCCTGGAGCCGCTGACCAAGTAA